A single window of Microplitis demolitor isolate Queensland-Clemson2020A chromosome 7, iyMicDemo2.1a, whole genome shotgun sequence DNA harbors:
- the LOC103574169 gene encoding distal membrane-arm assembly complex protein 2 produces the protein MFLNKAVTKLHGSAVNSLQIFKRLATYHPDYYKSPEAIQREQEEADEPRPRRKLKKWRRMPGELPVDESFLGMFNNQADRDDAGGFIFRGKSLKFTDLMYSFKLRRHEYLQFDQKYLIERNQVLGNDLAAVHFVVYRKGKFRKKGETEMWDISNLDVIPNTYQPDWYVDEIDVSNTDIVYEGIENFKHLKWLKKLTFKNCKHFDDWCLDRVVGLCPTIEYLDISECEKVTERGLEALYRAWNLKDLIVTDHYHNPAFELTCMMIEDCLPDLKIHIKKAPKKEPEQDLSHKDKEEQEEVQEKEALQNKN, from the coding sequence atgtttttaaataaagcgGTGACTAAATTGCATGGATCTGCAGTAAATTCATTGCAAATATTTAAGCGACTTGCAACGTACCACCCAGATTATTACAAGAGTCCAGAAGCAATTCAACGAGAGCAAGAGGAGGCTGATGAACCAAGACCCcgacgtaaattaaaaaagtggcGAAGAATGCCGGGTGAATTACCTGTTGATGAATCATTTCTGGGTATGTTTAATAATCAAGCAGACAGAGATGATGCTGGAGGTTTTATTTTCCGAGGAAAAAGTCTCAAGTTTACAGACTTGATGTactcatttaaattacgtCGACACGAGTACTTGCAGTTTGATCAAAAGTATCTTATTGAGCGTAATCAAGTATTGGGTAATGACTTAGCCGCAGTACACTTCGTTGTTTATAGAAAAGGGAAATTCCGTAAAAAAGGTGAAACTGAGATGTGGGATATCAGCAACCTGGATGTGATACCAAATACTTATCAACCTGATTGGTATGTTGATGAAATTGATGTCAGTAACACTGATATTGTTTATGAaggtattgaaaatttcaaacatcTGAAATGGCTCAAAAAactaacatttaaaaattgtaaacacTTTGATGACTGGTGCCTAGACAGAGTTGTTGGTTTGTGTCCAACTATTGAGTACTTGGATATTTCCGAGTGTGAAAAAGTAACAGAGCGCGGTCTAGAAGCTCTTTACAGAGCATggaatttaaaagatttaattgtCACGGATCATTATCACAACCCGGCATTTGAATTGACTTGTATGATGATTGAAGACTGCCTACctgatttgaaaattcatataaagAAAGCGCCCAAGAAAGAACCTGAGCAAGATCTAAGTCATAAAGATAAAGAAGAGCAAGAAGAAGTACAGGAAAAAGAAGctcttcaaaataaaaattaa
- the LOC103574166 gene encoding delta(3,5)-Delta(2,4)-dienoyl-CoA isomerase, mitochondrial, with protein sequence MITSKMINLLQSSIKVGGFRSIRAASDMKSLNFETLSVSSPKEYVVKVELNRPKKLNALNNTMWEEIGKCFQELDSSPECRVIVLTGAGKAFCSGIDLQDAMSMGSMLAEHDDVARKSRALEQKIKLYQDSFLSIEKCRKPVIAAIHGACIGGGFNMICGADIRYCSSNAWFSLKEVDIGMAADVGALQWFSKIVGSESLVREMAFTARRMQADEALQCGLVNRLFKDDETLFKESLAVAEEISKKSPVAVQTTKKTIIYSRDHPIQEGLDYVRGLNQTMLQSEDFINAAVAQATKGEPAVFSKL encoded by the exons atgattacatcaaaaatgattaatttgttACAGTCATCAATTAaag TTGGTGGATTTCGAAGTATCAGGGCAGCATCAGACATGAAGTCGTTGAATTTTGAAACACTTTCTGTGTCGAGTCCTAAAGAATATGTCGTTAAAGTTGAATTGAATCGGccgaaaaaattgaatgcaCTCAACAATACTATGTGGGA AGAAATTGGTAAATGTTTTCAAGAACTTGATAGTTCTCCAGAATGTCGTGTCATCGTATTGACAGGAGCTGGAAAAGCTTTTTGTTCAGGAATTGATTTACAAGACGCCATGAGTATGGGATCAATGCTAGCTGAGCATGATGATGTTGCTAGGAAAAGTAGAGCATtggagcaaaaaataaaactgtatCAGGATTCATTTCTGTCTattgaaaaa tgccGTAAACCCGTAATTGCTGCTATTCATGGAGCATGTATTGGTGGTGGATTTAATATGATTTGTGGTGCTGACATTCGTTACTGTTCTTCGAATGCATGGTTCTCTTTAAAAGAAGTTGATATTGGAATGGCTGCTGATGTTGGAGCTCTCCAGTGGTTTTCAAAAATCGTCGGCTCTGAAAGTTTGGTACGAGAAATGGCGTTCACTGCTCGTAGAATGCAAGCTGATGAAGCTTTGCAGTGTGGACTAGTCAATCGATTATTCAAAGATGACGAAAC attatTCAAAGAATCTCTTGCCGTTGCTGAAGAAATTTCGAAGAAGAGTCCAGTAGCTGTCCAAACGACAAAAAAGACAATAATATATTCTAGAGATCATCCAATTCAAGAAGGCTTAGATTACGTC AGAGGACTTAATCAAACAATGTTGCAAAgtgaagattttataaatgcTGCAGTTGCTCAAGCAACTAAAGGAGAACCCGcagtattttcaaaattataa
- the LOC103574168 gene encoding U11/U12 small nuclear ribonucleoprotein 25 kDa protein — protein MEEKNSNEEPGEKNEVQFSHEELVKLTQEAIDKIIESDPLFSGLPSDVTVEELKSQTAVAQGQAITLYLNRGELPRLSIVVSPNNTTVLDLKKAIRRQTTLALHRERVQKKISWKHVWKKYDLCFGGISLNNDKENIKNYGVTNKVELHYVKKRREKNKVYKS, from the exons atggaggaaaaaaattcaaatgaagaACCGggggaaaaaaatgaagtacAATTCAGTCATGAAGAACTGGTAAAATTGACTCAAGAagcaattgataaaataattgaaagtgATCCACTTTTTTCTGGACTACCTTCGGACGTAACTGTTGAAGAATTAAAATCTCAGACAGCAGTCGCTCAAGGACAAGCTATCACATTGTATTTAAATCGGGGTGAATTACCTCGTTTATCTATTgtg gtTTCTCCAAACAACACCACAGTACTAGATTTGAAAAAAGCAATAAGAAGACAGACAACGCTGGCCCTTCACCGAGAAAGGGTACAGAAGAAAATAAGCTGGAAACACGTGTGGAAGAAATATGACTTGTGCTTCGGTGGAATTTCCTTAAATAACGACaaagaaaatatcaaaaattacgGTGTCACTAATAAAGTAGAACTACACTACGTGAAAAAAcgcagagaaaaaaataaagtatataaaagttaa